In one window of Ruminococcus albus AD2013 DNA:
- a CDS encoding rhamnogalacturonan lyase produces MRSAFKRIAAAAASLSVALSGFAGTAQLTASAAYGQGGNGTAIMEYLDRGIYAIKSGNGMFISWRFNANDSDDTEFRLYRDNTLIYTSKAGQATNYWDAYGNSNSTYRVDTFVNGSFKASDNCIFKSGSNYFDIPLNNPDSSKYSPNDCCVGDVNGDGQYEIFVKWDPNDSQDNSKTGYTSKVYIDCYTLTGQQLWRIDMGKNIRAGQHYTQMCVADFDCDGKAELITKTCDGTVDGTGKAIGNAYANYVDSSGTVLTGPEYLTLFEGATGKALDTIDFPVPRGTATGNTAKSTWGDNYGNRCERYNSAIAYLDGVHPSAVYGRGYYTRLSLSAIDVRNGKLSKRWVYDTGFNSSDPAYGQGNHNVMVADFDNDGKQEVCMGASCFDDNGSLLWSTKLGHGDAMHVGDLDPNHEGIEVFLCHESGNYGISLIDGRNGSKIWHYDGDKDTGRCCADNVLAGNGGAEFWGSRPAYAVYNTKGQQIGSKQPSTNFLIYWDGDLERELLDNIYITKMTGVDSYQTIFTANGCASNNGTKAVPCLTADIFGDWREELVLRTEDNSKLRVFCTNTETKYRMTTLMHDMQYRMQAGCEQSSYNQPPHPSYYLGSETGVPARPNIKLNSSAPEPVNGKLIKNFLVRDSANADGWKLMNSNTTGGLIYGDRDFTYTSLSYELQNSEYIMTACNSKNTDADLAEFTADKGIEVYVMVDDREEAAGMIPYWLSGYTKTSLTARSSNDVTYTAYKKAFNAGDKVVLGTNGMTGYVVNYTVFVKEQQTSAPSPDMNIRVNYNTQYHQIQFVWDKVQGADRYGIAVYLAGKWRVQTSNITTNSYVTPKNLTPGLSYQVAIAARVNGVWNTTEAIKNRVFVTVG; encoded by the coding sequence ATGAGAAGTGCATTCAAACGAATCGCAGCGGCAGCAGCTTCACTGTCCGTTGCGCTGAGCGGTTTTGCAGGTACAGCACAGCTGACTGCAAGCGCCGCATACGGTCAGGGCGGCAACGGCACCGCCATAATGGAGTATCTCGACCGCGGCATTTACGCTATAAAGTCGGGCAACGGTATGTTCATCAGCTGGCGATTCAACGCCAATGACTCTGATGATACCGAGTTCCGCCTGTACCGCGACAATACTCTGATCTACACCAGCAAGGCAGGTCAGGCTACCAATTACTGGGACGCTTACGGCAATTCAAATTCAACATACCGTGTGGATACTTTCGTAAACGGCAGTTTTAAAGCCTCGGATAACTGCATTTTCAAATCGGGCTCTAACTATTTCGATATCCCGCTGAACAATCCCGATTCAAGCAAATATTCGCCCAACGACTGCTGTGTGGGCGATGTCAACGGCGACGGACAGTATGAGATATTCGTAAAGTGGGACCCCAATGATTCACAGGATAACTCAAAGACAGGCTATACAAGCAAGGTGTATATCGACTGCTACACCCTCACAGGTCAGCAGCTGTGGCGCATCGATATGGGAAAGAATATACGTGCAGGTCAGCACTATACCCAGATGTGCGTGGCTGACTTCGACTGCGACGGAAAGGCTGAACTCATCACCAAGACCTGCGACGGCACAGTTGACGGCACAGGCAAAGCTATCGGCAATGCGTATGCAAACTATGTTGACAGTTCGGGAACCGTACTGACAGGCCCCGAGTACCTGACACTTTTCGAGGGTGCAACAGGCAAGGCACTGGATACCATAGATTTCCCCGTACCCAGAGGTACTGCAACAGGCAACACTGCTAAAAGCACATGGGGCGATAACTACGGCAACCGCTGTGAGCGCTACAATTCAGCTATCGCTTATCTGGACGGCGTTCACCCCTCGGCTGTATACGGCAGAGGCTATTATACAAGACTTTCACTCTCCGCAATAGATGTACGCAACGGCAAGCTTTCAAAGCGCTGGGTGTACGATACAGGATTCAACAGCAGCGACCCCGCTTACGGTCAGGGCAACCACAACGTAATGGTAGCCGATTTCGATAACGACGGCAAGCAGGAAGTCTGCATGGGCGCATCATGCTTTGATGATAACGGCAGTCTGCTGTGGTCAACAAAGCTGGGTCACGGCGATGCCATGCACGTAGGCGACCTTGACCCCAATCACGAGGGTATCGAGGTATTCCTCTGCCACGAGAGCGGAAATTACGGCATATCCCTTATCGACGGCAGAAACGGCAGCAAGATATGGCACTATGACGGCGACAAGGACACCGGCAGATGCTGTGCAGACAACGTTCTGGCAGGCAATGGCGGTGCTGAATTCTGGGGTTCAAGACCCGCATACGCTGTATATAATACAAAGGGTCAGCAGATAGGCAGCAAGCAGCCTTCCACAAACTTCCTTATCTACTGGGACGGCGACCTTGAGCGCGAACTGCTGGACAATATCTACATCACCAAGATGACAGGCGTCGATTCCTATCAGACCATATTCACAGCTAACGGCTGTGCTTCAAACAACGGCACAAAGGCTGTTCCATGCCTTACAGCTGATATCTTCGGCGACTGGCGTGAGGAACTGGTACTCCGTACAGAAGATAATTCCAAACTCCGTGTATTCTGCACAAATACCGAAACAAAGTACCGCATGACCACACTGATGCATGATATGCAGTACCGTATGCAGGCAGGCTGCGAACAGTCCTCCTACAATCAGCCTCCTCATCCCAGCTATTATCTGGGCAGTGAGACAGGTGTTCCCGCAAGACCCAATATCAAGCTGAACAGCTCTGCTCCCGAGCCTGTTAACGGCAAGCTGATAAAGAACTTCCTCGTCAGGGACAGCGCAAATGCCGACGGCTGGAAGCTGATGAATTCCAACACCACAGGCGGACTTATCTACGGTGACAGAGATTTCACCTATACATCTCTCTCTTATGAACTTCAGAACAGCGAATACATCATGACAGCCTGCAACTCAAAGAACACTGATGCAGACCTTGCGGAGTTCACAGCTGACAAGGGTATTGAAGTTTATGTAATGGTGGATGACCGTGAGGAAGCAGCAGGCATGATACCCTACTGGCTCAGCGGATATACCAAAACTTCCCTGACAGCACGTTCAAGCAATGATGTAACATATACAGCTTACAAGAAGGCTTTCAATGCAGGCGATAAGGTAGTTCTCGGCACAAACGGCATGACAGGCTATGTTGTGAACTACACTGTATTCGTGAAAGAGCAGCAGACCTCGGCTCCTTCTCCGGACATGAATATAAGAGTTAATTACAACACTCAGTACCACCAGATACAGTTCGTATGGGACAAGGTACAGGGCGCAGACAGATATGGTATCGCTGTATATCTGGCAGGCAAGTGGAGAGTCCAGACTTCAAACATAACTACAAACAGCTATGTAACACCTAAAAACCTGACACCCGGCTTATCCTATCAGGTCGCTATCGCTGCAAGGGTTAACGGTGTTTGGAATACAACTGAAGCTATCAAGAATCGTGTATTTGTTACTGTAGGATGA
- a CDS encoding GGDEF domain-containing protein: MTNDNKRFSIRIKMYIFVTLTVFAVAAGTAMIAFNTSVNRINAYYKQCASDNAKNVAYFIDGDFLAELKAVVEEENFQKIRAKAAEDNDDALIKEYLREKGLWERFCSTRDYISAYMGNIKDMKYIYVVARDNEETAKDMYLISDDSSPLFKIGYCEEREEESQEMDLNDLSEPNISKGDWGWLCSDFEPVYDSKGECLCFVGCDFGMDDVMKARNRLRIYLVLGSLGFVAVVLTGAVLFINKLLIRPLGAMTREIKKFKPSEHLSYEEAGVIDLDIDRNDEIGEIYRCIRHMEIDTIDKLNDLYSLQADKLKAEADIKAQQQQIGQLSIETYKDALTGVGNKAAYIKKTEDFTAEYPKEFAIVMVDMNNLKRINDEYGHKSGDHYIKGCCRMICEAYKHSPVYRIGGDEFIVLLQGTDYQNRRSIFEQVKKVFEESYSHTEADPWDRFSAAVGMAEKASDDMTLDFVFKRADKAMYENKTEFKKKYGSYR, translated from the coding sequence ATGACTAACGATAACAAACGATTTTCAATAAGAATTAAAATGTATATCTTTGTGACGCTGACGGTATTCGCAGTGGCGGCGGGTACTGCCATGATAGCTTTTAACACCAGTGTCAACCGCATAAACGCCTATTATAAGCAGTGTGCTTCCGATAATGCGAAGAATGTGGCGTACTTCATTGACGGTGATTTTCTTGCTGAACTGAAGGCAGTGGTGGAGGAGGAAAACTTTCAGAAGATAAGGGCAAAAGCCGCAGAAGATAATGATGATGCCCTCATCAAAGAATACCTCAGAGAGAAAGGGCTGTGGGAGCGTTTTTGCAGTACCCGTGATTATATATCGGCGTATATGGGCAATATCAAGGATATGAAATACATCTACGTAGTTGCCCGCGATAATGAGGAAACTGCAAAGGATATGTACCTCATTAGCGATGATTCCTCACCGCTCTTCAAGATAGGATACTGTGAAGAACGTGAGGAAGAGTCTCAGGAAATGGATCTTAATGACCTGTCCGAACCCAATATATCTAAGGGTGACTGGGGCTGGCTGTGCTCGGATTTTGAGCCTGTCTACGATTCAAAGGGCGAATGTTTATGTTTTGTGGGCTGTGATTTCGGTATGGATGATGTTATGAAAGCCAGAAACAGACTTCGTATCTACCTTGTTCTGGGTTCTCTGGGATTTGTGGCTGTGGTGCTGACAGGTGCTGTGCTATTCATCAACAAGCTGCTGATAAGACCTCTGGGCGCTATGACGCGGGAGATAAAAAAGTTCAAGCCCTCTGAACATCTCAGCTATGAAGAAGCAGGGGTCATTGACCTTGATATTGACCGCAATGACGAGATAGGGGAGATATACCGCTGTATTCGTCATATGGAGATAGATACTATCGATAAGCTTAACGACCTGTACAGCCTGCAGGCTGACAAGCTGAAAGCCGAAGCAGACATAAAGGCACAGCAGCAGCAGATAGGTCAGCTGAGTATCGAGACCTACAAGGATGCCCTGACAGGCGTGGGAAATAAGGCGGCATACATCAAAAAGACTGAGGATTTCACCGCTGAATATCCTAAGGAATTTGCCATTGTTATGGTGGATATGAACAATCTCAAACGGATAAACGATGAGTACGGACACAAGTCGGGAGACCATTATATAAAGGGCTGCTGCCGAATGATATGCGAGGCTTACAAGCATTCTCCCGTTTACAGGATAGGCGGCGACGAGTTCATTGTACTGCTGCAGGGCACAGATTATCAGAACCGACGCTCGATTTTTGAACAGGTGAAAAAGGTCTTTGAGGAAAGCTATTCTCACACCGAAGCCGACCCATGGGACAGATTTTCAGCGGCTGTGGGCATGGCAGAAAAGGCTTCTGATGATATGACGCTGGATTTCGTCTTCAAGCGTGCCGATAAAGCCATGTACGAAAACAAGACAGAATTCAAGAAAAAGTATGGCAGCTACAGATGA
- a CDS encoding AAA family ATPase, whose protein sequence is MSYENYTETGREILRRAAVLAGERGHTYLGSEHILLAMTRCGGAAEAVLRRYGVTYEEVSGEIDELIGRGTPCVTPESAKTENVRAALETAERLGGKSVGSEHILSGLLRCVDSCALQILHRLRADERRIASDSFTSTRSDVLRRNYPRLKTLSRYGTELTDPAVCLGFDPLIGRDEELRLIMEILCRRRKNDPCLVGEAGVGKTAIAEGLAVKIVSGSVPSQLADKRLFALDITLLLAGAKYRGDFEERLKACIDEASQAGNVILFIDELHNIMGAGAAEGAIDAANILKPDLARGRIQIIGATTPEEYRRTIEKDAAMDRRFCRVDICEPDEDSTYTMLMGLKGKLEDHHDVTISPEICRCAVELSGRYMKHKHFPDKAVELLDGACSAAKLEAGTDKIPERAFEKYLAGEIDRSGYLDAISNARRRTVLTRDIVEQSVSRCTGIKCTAPDTYERETLRCLEEKLGEAVVGQDRAVAAAARAVRRRRLGLGRGGRPVGSFVFAGAAGVGKTLLARELSELIGGRDSLIRLDMSEYMEPHSVAKLIGAPAGYVGYEDGGRLVELIRRRPCGVLLFDEIEKAHRDIFGVLLQMLEEGVITDSAGRTAELSELTVILTTNAGAAELAENKHAGFFSRGGESFQRDIERAVKKVLSPELINRMDDIIVFDPLNRTALCSIARKELAKLSNRAAELGYTLEISPECEAYAAEKCLSTGGSARDIRRFAEQEAEDILCDSILSGCEKNLRLDIKNGRPVICAPDLSGV, encoded by the coding sequence ATGAGCTATGAGAATTACACGGAGACCGGCAGAGAAATCCTGCGCAGGGCGGCGGTGCTTGCGGGAGAAAGGGGGCACACCTATCTGGGCAGTGAACATATCCTGCTTGCCATGACCCGCTGCGGAGGTGCGGCTGAAGCTGTACTCAGGCGGTACGGTGTGACATACGAGGAAGTCAGCGGGGAGATAGATGAACTTATCGGCAGGGGCACACCATGCGTTACACCTGAAAGTGCAAAGACCGAGAATGTCCGTGCCGCACTTGAAACAGCTGAACGTCTTGGCGGAAAAAGCGTGGGCAGCGAGCATATACTTTCGGGACTTCTCCGATGTGTGGACTCCTGCGCTTTGCAGATACTCCACAGGCTTCGTGCCGATGAACGCAGGATAGCTTCCGACAGCTTCACAAGCACCCGCAGTGATGTCCTCCGCAGGAATTATCCTCGGCTGAAAACGCTTTCCCGCTACGGCACCGAACTAACCGACCCAGCTGTATGTCTGGGTTTTGACCCTCTGATCGGGCGTGATGAGGAACTGCGCCTTATTATGGAGATACTCTGCCGCCGCCGAAAGAACGACCCTTGTCTGGTGGGTGAAGCGGGTGTTGGTAAAACAGCCATTGCCGAGGGGCTTGCGGTTAAGATAGTTTCGGGCAGCGTGCCATCTCAGCTGGCAGATAAAAGGCTGTTCGCACTGGATATCACACTTCTTCTTGCGGGCGCAAAGTACCGCGGCGATTTCGAGGAACGCCTTAAAGCCTGTATTGACGAAGCCTCACAGGCGGGGAACGTCATACTTTTTATAGATGAACTGCACAACATCATGGGAGCGGGTGCGGCAGAGGGCGCTATCGACGCGGCAAATATCCTGAAACCCGACCTTGCACGGGGCAGGATACAGATAATAGGTGCCACCACCCCAGAAGAATACCGCCGCACCATCGAAAAAGATGCCGCTATGGACAGGCGTTTCTGTCGGGTAGATATATGCGAACCCGATGAGGATTCGACTTACACAATGCTTATGGGACTTAAAGGTAAACTTGAAGATCACCACGATGTGACCATATCCCCGGAGATATGCCGCTGTGCGGTTGAGCTCAGCGGGCGCTATATGAAGCATAAGCATTTCCCCGATAAGGCGGTTGAACTACTTGACGGTGCCTGCAGTGCGGCAAAGCTTGAAGCGGGTACTGATAAGATACCCGAGCGGGCTTTTGAAAAGTATCTGGCAGGCGAGATAGACAGGAGCGGATATCTTGATGCGATCTCAAACGCCCGCAGACGTACCGTCCTGACCCGCGATATAGTCGAGCAGTCTGTCAGCCGATGTACAGGGATAAAATGCACAGCCCCCGATACCTATGAACGTGAAACTCTCAGGTGTCTCGAAGAAAAACTGGGTGAAGCAGTTGTAGGTCAGGATAGGGCTGTAGCGGCGGCAGCGAGGGCAGTAAGGCGGCGCAGGCTTGGTCTCGGCAGGGGCGGAAGACCTGTGGGCAGTTTTGTTTTCGCGGGAGCGGCAGGTGTCGGCAAGACACTTCTCGCAAGAGAGCTTTCCGAGCTCATAGGCGGCAGGGACAGCCTTATCCGCCTGGATATGAGCGAGTATATGGAGCCCCACAGCGTCGCCAAGCTGATAGGTGCGCCCGCAGGCTATGTGGGCTATGAGGACGGTGGAAGACTGGTGGAACTTATCCGCCGCCGTCCCTGCGGGGTACTTCTCTTTGATGAGATAGAAAAAGCCCACAGGGACATTTTCGGGGTGCTTCTGCAAATGCTTGAAGAGGGTGTCATCACCGACAGCGCAGGCAGAACGGCTGAACTTTCTGAACTGACAGTGATACTCACCACCAACGCAGGGGCGGCAGAACTGGCTGAAAACAAACACGCGGGATTTTTCAGCCGCGGCGGAGAAAGTTTTCAGCGGGATATCGAACGGGCTGTTAAAAAGGTTCTCTCCCCCGAACTTATAAACCGTATGGACGATATAATCGTCTTTGACCCGCTGAACAGGACGGCACTATGCAGTATCGCCCGCAAAGAGCTTGCAAAGCTTTCAAATCGTGCCGCAGAACTCGGCTATACCCTTGAGATATCCCCCGAGTGTGAAGCCTATGCCGCCGAAAAATGCCTTAGCACAGGCGGTTCAGCCCGAGATATCCGCCGATTCGCCGAACAGGAAGCCGAAGATATCCTCTGTGATAGTATACTCTCGGGCTGCGAAAAAAATCTGCGGCTGGATATCAAAAACGGCAGACCCGTTATCTGCGCACCTGACTTATCGGGGGTGTAG
- a CDS encoding HAD family hydrolase: protein MIKLIATDLDGTMLDDSKRLPENFDTVLQNLNSKNIRFAVSSGRSFCTLKQQFKRYMDDLIFICDNGAYVYDKGEVVSMSVLPDDAVHNMVRFCEEQDLLILLCGKHGTWHNGREAAELEEIRKYYVNEQYMEDLSAFDDEIFKVAVFERKGSIETTAYPKLRARYGEYFNVQLSGDRWVDIMNRGITKGSALHKMQDRLGVDYGETMSFGDYLNDIEMLENSYYSFSMENSHSLVKKAANFSTGSNNDNSVMKEIIKLCF from the coding sequence ATGATAAAGCTGATAGCCACCGATCTTGACGGCACGATGCTTGATGACAGCAAGCGCCTGCCTGAGAATTTTGACACCGTATTACAGAATCTGAACAGCAAAAACATTCGCTTCGCAGTTTCCAGCGGACGCAGTTTCTGTACACTGAAACAGCAGTTCAAAAGATACATGGACGATCTTATTTTTATTTGCGATAACGGCGCTTACGTCTATGATAAGGGCGAGGTCGTATCGATGTCGGTGCTCCCCGATGACGCTGTACATAACATGGTGCGTTTCTGCGAAGAGCAGGATCTGCTGATACTACTGTGCGGAAAGCACGGCACATGGCATAACGGCAGAGAAGCCGCTGAGCTTGAAGAGATACGCAAGTACTACGTCAACGAGCAGTATATGGAAGATCTTTCCGCCTTTGATGATGAGATATTCAAGGTAGCTGTTTTTGAACGAAAGGGAAGTATCGAAACTACAGCATATCCCAAGCTTCGTGCCCGCTACGGCGAGTATTTCAACGTTCAGCTTTCGGGTGACCGCTGGGTGGATATCATGAACCGGGGCATAACCAAGGGCTCCGCACTCCACAAGATGCAGGACAGACTTGGCGTTGATTACGGCGAGACCATGTCTTTCGGAGATTACCTCAACGATATCGAGATGCTGGAAAATTCTTATTACAGTTTTTCTATGGAGAATTCTCATTCACTGGTTAAAAAGGCGGCGAATTTCTCCACAGGCTCAAATAATGATAACAGCGTGATGAAAGAGATAATAAAGCTTTGTTTTTAA
- a CDS encoding EAL domain-containing protein, with protein sequence MNSKSKGILLMKEYLEKASGAGSTSELVDLDEKYKAMLADVDEDGLMELHQAFSVYARSIMQQLEEKESSGKAAELSGKARSEYLKVQQLLDVNQLTYHFQPIVRADNGQIFAYEALMRADGVEGITPFHILKYAELSGRLSEVEEYTFLNVLNMLKDNSESLRGRPVFINSIANVRTSPEKEEEIELLLEEHADIVVIEITEISEFDDSKLEKIKEKYDSLGIPIAIDDFGTGYSNISNLLRYTPNFVKIDRILITDIANNTNKKHFVREIIDFCHENGLKALAEGVETYDELRTVILLGVDLIQGFYTARPAADILPEIPYERRQEIIECRRELEDGRRLKIYTADKYEKVSLERLGKEGYSCIHIGFRYHDGNVTIAGSGNYDSGIHIQCSDGFNGMVVLENAHLSNIAGRPCIDVGSESCVTLCLNGNNRLTGGGIRVDESSKFNTEGDGDLDIQLGDTDYYGIGNDLSSAHGRLEFGHDGTISVSAKSHTGVCIGSGRGGEISIGRGRYTFNTAGASSVGVGAFDGNSKIEILGCDLSMALNGAFNVGIGAVGGNAKIHMIYSSVNVTLNSQMAAGVGSLSCGDADIHIEHMNIHENIHASELSAFGALRGDSDIKMENANVEITADGSKALAFGSKNGSTDLYTDAITLSVELANSLGYITTAKNISNNGGRTKIKLNGSEYDTIPAG encoded by the coding sequence ATGAACAGCAAAAGCAAAGGTATACTCCTGATGAAGGAATACCTTGAAAAGGCGTCAGGGGCGGGGAGTACGAGCGAGCTCGTGGACCTTGACGAAAAATACAAGGCTATGCTTGCCGATGTGGATGAAGACGGATTGATGGAGCTGCATCAGGCGTTTTCCGTATACGCCCGCAGCATCATGCAGCAGCTTGAAGAAAAAGAGAGTTCCGGCAAGGCGGCGGAGCTTTCGGGAAAGGCAAGGAGCGAGTATCTGAAAGTTCAGCAGCTGCTCGATGTAAATCAGCTGACCTACCATTTTCAGCCCATAGTACGCGCAGATAACGGTCAGATCTTCGCATACGAAGCCCTTATGCGTGCTGACGGCGTAGAGGGGATAACTCCATTCCATATACTGAAATATGCAGAGCTTTCCGGAAGGCTGAGCGAAGTAGAGGAGTACACTTTCCTGAACGTGCTGAACATGCTGAAAGATAACAGCGAAAGTCTCCGCGGCAGACCCGTTTTTATAAACAGTATAGCCAACGTGCGTACCTCCCCCGAAAAGGAAGAAGAGATAGAACTTCTGCTTGAAGAACACGCTGATATAGTGGTCATCGAGATAACCGAAATTTCCGAATTCGATGACAGCAAGCTGGAAAAGATAAAGGAGAAATACGATTCTCTCGGCATACCCATAGCCATAGACGATTTCGGCACGGGATATTCAAATATATCCAACCTTTTGAGGTACACCCCTAATTTCGTCAAGATAGACAGAATACTCATCACAGATATAGCAAACAACACCAATAAAAAGCACTTCGTCCGCGAGATAATAGATTTCTGCCACGAGAACGGCCTTAAAGCCCTTGCGGAGGGCGTTGAGACTTATGATGAGCTCCGAACTGTGATACTGCTTGGTGTTGACCTGATACAGGGCTTCTATACTGCACGTCCGGCGGCGGATATATTGCCCGAGATACCCTATGAGCGCCGCCAGGAGATAATCGAGTGCCGCCGCGAACTTGAAGACGGCAGACGGCTGAAGATATACACTGCTGATAAGTACGAAAAGGTATCTCTGGAAAGACTTGGCAAAGAGGGTTACAGCTGTATACACATCGGTTTCAGGTACCATGACGGCAATGTAACCATCGCAGGCTCGGGAAATTACGATTCGGGCATACACATACAATGCTCAGACGGCTTCAATGGCATGGTTGTACTGGAGAACGCACATCTTTCGAACATCGCGGGCAGACCCTGTATAGATGTCGGAAGTGAAAGCTGTGTGACCCTGTGCCTTAACGGAAACAACAGGCTCACGGGCGGCGGCATCAGGGTGGACGAAAGCTCAAAATTCAATACCGAGGGTGACGGCGATCTTGATATACAGCTGGGTGACACCGACTACTACGGCATCGGCAACGACCTGTCATCTGCCCACGGCAGGCTTGAATTCGGGCATGACGGCACTATCTCGGTCAGCGCCAAAAGCCATACAGGTGTATGCATCGGCTCTGGACGGGGCGGTGAGATATCCATCGGCAGGGGCAGATACACATTCAATACAGCAGGAGCCTCCAGCGTTGGTGTAGGTGCTTTTGACGGCAATTCAAAGATCGAGATACTGGGCTGTGACCTTTCAATGGCACTCAACGGAGCCTTTAACGTAGGTATTGGCGCTGTCGGCGGCAATGCAAAGATACATATGATCTATTCCAGCGTGAATGTCACCCTTAACAGCCAGATGGCGGCAGGCGTAGGCTCACTTTCCTGCGGCGATGCCGATATCCATATCGAACATATGAATATCCATGAGAATATCCATGCTTCCGAGCTTTCAGCCTTCGGGGCACTCCGCGGTGATTCGGATATTAAAATGGAAAACGCCAATGTTGAAATAACAGCTGACGGTTCAAAAGCACTGGCTTTTGGTTCAAAAAACGGCAGTACCGACCTTTATACCGACGCCATCACGCTGAGTGTTGAACTTGCGAACTCACTGGGATACATCACCACAGCCAAAAACATCAGCAATAACGGTGGCAGGACAAAAATAAAGCTCAACGGCAGTGAGTACGATACTATCCCTGCGGGCTGA